In one window of Prevotella sp. E13-17 DNA:
- a CDS encoding glycosyltransferase: MIKKEVSILIPVYNDICVDIVKCLADMCECERAGNHDFIYEILVADDASSDVSCVEQNRQINTIPNCTFIEKERNAGSAATRNFLAQKSRYQWLLFLDCDMKIVNRDFIANYVNSDSHGVINGGICIGNGDKHNLRCLYESFYAPKHHFLKRNERPYQSFRSTNFMIERSVMLKCPFDERFKKSGYEDVMFGKTLKEHHVMVTHIDNPTMMVDFEGNACYVEKIERSLHTLYTFKDELRGYSHMLTFVNGIHIKGVLVAIRCWHWLLGSIERRILCGSHPNLAIFNLYRLGYYVSLTKNN; the protein is encoded by the coding sequence ATGATAAAAAAAGAAGTTTCCATATTAATCCCTGTGTATAACGATATTTGTGTGGATATCGTGAAATGTCTTGCAGATATGTGTGAGTGTGAACGTGCTGGCAACCATGATTTCATCTATGAAATACTTGTTGCCGACGATGCCTCTTCAGACGTGTCTTGCGTGGAACAAAACCGACAGATCAACACCATACCGAATTGTACTTTTATTGAAAAAGAACGTAATGCAGGAAGTGCTGCGACACGCAATTTTCTGGCACAGAAAAGCAGATACCAATGGCTACTGTTTCTTGATTGTGATATGAAAATTGTCAATCGGGATTTTATAGCCAACTATGTCAACAGTGATTCTCACGGAGTCATCAACGGCGGCATCTGCATAGGCAATGGAGATAAGCACAATCTGCGTTGTCTTTATGAGTCTTTTTATGCTCCTAAGCATCATTTTTTGAAGAGAAACGAGAGACCTTACCAATCATTTCGCTCTACCAATTTCATGATTGAGCGCTCTGTGATGTTAAAGTGTCCGTTTGACGAGCGCTTCAAGAAAAGTGGTTATGAAGACGTGATGTTTGGCAAAACGCTCAAAGAGCATCACGTGATGGTTACTCACATTGATAATCCCACCATGATGGTTGATTTTGAGGGCAATGCTTGTTATGTAGAAAAGATAGAACGGAGCCTTCACACGTTATATACTTTCAAAGACGAACTTCGTGGCTATTCCCACATGCTTACTTTTGTCAACGGCATACACATTAAGGGAGTCCTTGTTGCTATCCGTTGCTGGCATTGGCTTCTTGGCTCAATAGAAAGAAGGATATTATGCGGAAGTCACCCCAACCTGGCTATATTTAATTTGTATCGATTAGGTTATTATGTATCATTAACAAAAAACAACTAA
- a CDS encoding 30S ribosomal protein S16 gives MATKIRLQRGGRKGYAFYSIVIADARAPRDGRFTEKIGSYNPNTNPATVDLNFERALYWVEVGAQPTDTVRNILSGEGVYLMKHLRGGVKKGAFDEAAAQKKFDAWKADKQKGLDKVREEEAKAKKEAAAKALEAEKKVNEAIAQKVAEKKAAAEAAAAEATEAEAAPAAEEAPAEA, from the coding sequence ATGGCAACAAAAATCAGATTGCAGCGCGGCGGTCGTAAAGGTTATGCTTTCTATAGCATCGTCATCGCTGACGCTCGTGCACCACGTGATGGTCGTTTCACTGAAAAGATTGGTTCTTACAATCCTAACACCAATCCCGCCACAGTTGACTTGAATTTCGAGCGTGCATTGTATTGGGTAGAGGTTGGCGCACAGCCCACCGATACAGTTCGTAACATCCTCAGTGGTGAGGGCGTTTACCTCATGAAGCACCTCCGCGGTGGTGTTAAGAAGGGCGCTTTTGACGAAGCTGCTGCTCAAAAGAAGTTTGACGCATGGAAGGCTGACAAGCAAAAGGGTCTTGACAAGGTTCGTGAGGAAGAGGCTAAGGCAAAGAAAGAAGCTGCTGCAAAGGCACTCGAAGCCGAGAAGAAGGTTAACGAGGCCATTGCTCAGAAGGTTGCTGAGAAAAAGGCTGCTGCCGAAGCTGCTGCAGCAGAGGCAACAGAGGCTGAAGCTGCACCCGCTGCTGAAGAGGCTCCCGCTGAGGCATAA
- the atpD gene encoding F0F1 ATP synthase subunit beta, whose translation MSQITGHISQIIGPVIDVYFDTKGLDAEKVLPKIHEALTIKRPNGNQLIVEVQQHIGEDTVRCVAMDNTDGLQRGLEAQPMGTPIMMPSGEQIKGRMLNVIGQPIDGMKQLDMQGAYPIHREAPKFEELSTTKEVLATGIKVIDLLEPYLKGGKIGLFGGAGVGKTVLIMELINNIAKGHNGFSVFAGVGERTREGNDLIREMIESGVIRYGEKFKEAMAQGKWDLSLVDPEELKKSQATLVYGQMNEPPGARASVALSGLTVAEGFRDGGGKDGGAADILFFIDNIFRFTQAGSEVSALLGRMPSAVGYQPTLASEMGAMQERITSTKSGSITSVQAVYVPADDLTDPAPATTFTHLDATTVLDRKIAELGIYPAVDPLGSTSRILDPLVVGKAHYDCAQRVKEILQRYKELQDIIAILGMDELSDEDKLTVNRARRVQRFLSQPFSVAEQFTGLPGVMVPIEETIKGFNAILDGEVDDLPEQAFLNVGTIEDAKAKAKKLLEAAKA comes from the coding sequence ATGTCACAAATTACAGGTCACATCTCGCAGATTATAGGTCCTGTTATCGATGTCTATTTCGATACAAAAGGACTTGATGCTGAGAAAGTGCTGCCTAAGATTCACGAGGCTCTGACAATTAAGCGTCCAAACGGCAATCAATTGATTGTCGAAGTTCAACAACACATTGGCGAAGACACCGTGCGTTGTGTTGCTATGGATAACACTGACGGATTGCAACGTGGACTTGAAGCACAGCCCATGGGCACCCCCATCATGATGCCTTCGGGTGAACAAATTAAGGGTCGTATGCTGAACGTAATTGGACAGCCTATCGACGGTATGAAACAACTCGATATGCAAGGTGCATATCCTATCCATCGTGAAGCTCCAAAGTTTGAAGAGCTTTCCACAACTAAAGAAGTACTTGCCACTGGTATCAAGGTCATTGACTTGCTGGAGCCATATTTGAAGGGAGGAAAGATAGGACTTTTCGGTGGCGCCGGTGTCGGCAAGACCGTTCTCATCATGGAGCTGATTAATAATATCGCTAAGGGACACAACGGTTTCTCTGTATTCGCCGGAGTAGGAGAGCGCACTCGTGAGGGTAACGACTTGATTCGCGAAATGATTGAGTCGGGCGTGATCCGCTATGGTGAGAAATTCAAAGAGGCAATGGCACAAGGCAAGTGGGACCTCTCACTTGTTGATCCCGAAGAACTCAAGAAGAGTCAGGCCACACTGGTTTACGGACAGATGAACGAGCCACCAGGTGCGCGTGCATCTGTAGCACTATCAGGTCTTACGGTTGCAGAGGGCTTCCGTGATGGTGGTGGAAAAGACGGCGGTGCTGCTGATATTCTGTTCTTCATTGACAACATCTTCCGTTTTACTCAGGCAGGTTCTGAGGTGTCAGCTCTGTTAGGTCGCATGCCATCAGCAGTGGGTTATCAACCAACGCTTGCCTCTGAGATGGGTGCCATGCAGGAGCGAATTACTTCTACCAAATCGGGGTCTATCACCTCTGTGCAGGCAGTATATGTGCCAGCCGACGACTTGACCGACCCTGCACCAGCAACGACCTTCACCCACCTGGATGCAACCACTGTGCTCGACCGTAAGATTGCCGAGTTAGGCATATATCCTGCCGTTGATCCGTTAGGCTCTACTTCGCGTATCCTAGATCCACTAGTAGTCGGCAAGGCACACTACGACTGTGCTCAGCGCGTGAAAGAGATTTTGCAGCGTTACAAGGAACTTCAAGATATTATTGCCATCCTGGGTATGGACGAACTTTCTGACGAAGACAAGCTGACGGTAAACCGTGCCCGTCGCGTACAGCGTTTCCTCAGCCAGCCCTTCTCCGTGGCAGAACAGTTCACTGGTCTGCCTGGTGTCATGGTACCCATCGAAGAAA
- the rhaM gene encoding L-rhamnose mutarotase has product MRKRFAFKMFLKKGFEEEYAKRHAAIWPELKQMIKEQGVENYSIYWDKDTNILFAYQECTKDGNSQDTENVDPITQKWWDMMADIMEVNPDNSPVTIPLPELFHLD; this is encoded by the coding sequence ATGAGAAAAAGATTTGCTTTTAAAATGTTCCTTAAAAAAGGATTTGAGGAAGAGTATGCCAAACGCCATGCTGCTATTTGGCCGGAATTGAAACAAATGATCAAAGAACAAGGCGTAGAAAACTATAGCATCTATTGGGACAAAGATACGAACATTCTGTTTGCATATCAAGAGTGCACCAAGGACGGCAACTCGCAGGATACGGAAAATGTGGATCCCATCACACAGAAATGGTGGGACATGATGGCTGATATCATGGAGGTGAATCCAGATAATTCGCCAGTCACCATTCCCCTACCCGAGTTGTTCCATTTAGACTAA
- a CDS encoding ATPase gives MNNKIKLVADSGSTKTDWAIGDFRFKTQGINPFHQDDESILSILTDELLPQVAAFQIDEICFYGSGVRPELEGKMMKALKKVFPHATSVEAHNDLLGAARALCGDKEGIACILGTGSNSCIYDGRSIVSNTPALGYILGDEGSGAVLGKRFLNALYKSRLPESIKRDFEHAQKMTMADVVSRVYKQPLPNRWLASLSKFIYQCQNEKSVHTLIVENFVDFFRLNINPYQRHDLPVSAVGSIAFYFQSQLQEAANNEGYTIHKILRSPIEGLV, from the coding sequence ATGAATAACAAGATTAAATTGGTGGCAGACAGCGGTAGTACGAAAACAGACTGGGCTATCGGTGACTTCCGCTTTAAGACACAAGGCATCAATCCGTTTCATCAAGACGATGAATCGATTCTGAGTATCCTCACCGATGAGCTGTTGCCACAGGTTGCAGCGTTTCAGATTGACGAAATTTGCTTTTACGGCAGTGGCGTTCGTCCGGAGTTGGAAGGCAAGATGATGAAAGCCTTAAAAAAGGTCTTTCCGCATGCAACGTCTGTCGAAGCACATAATGACTTATTGGGAGCTGCCCGGGCGCTTTGTGGAGATAAAGAAGGAATTGCATGTATCCTCGGAACAGGCTCGAATTCATGCATTTATGACGGTCGTTCGATTGTCTCAAACACACCAGCACTTGGATATATTCTCGGTGATGAGGGAAGCGGTGCTGTTCTCGGCAAACGATTTCTAAATGCGCTCTACAAAAGCAGATTGCCTGAATCCATAAAACGAGATTTTGAACATGCACAGAAGATGACAATGGCGGATGTCGTTTCGCGTGTCTATAAACAGCCATTGCCCAACAGATGGCTGGCTTCGCTATCTAAGTTCATCTATCAGTGTCAAAACGAAAAAAGCGTTCACACGCTTATTGTTGAGAACTTCGTCGATTTCTTTCGTCTTAACATTAACCCCTATCAGCGACATGACTTGCCCGTTTCGGCCGTAGGCAGCATTGCATTCTACTTTCAGTCACAATTGCAAGAGGCCGCAAATAATGAGGGCTACACAATTCATAAAATACTGCGTAGCCCTATTGAAGGATTAGTCTAA